A window from Plasmodium cynomolgi strain B DNA, chromosome 7, whole genome shotgun sequence encodes these proteins:
- a CDS encoding DNA primase large subunit (putative), whose protein sequence is MDKDTPVSNYNDNKNKQIRQKIFEYKFGIQSMKNYSKEEMENIIMTDLLNKEKQQWFLKQELKLFIFRLNELKNINVLNSQNFGESERGLIHLLKRENLHYEFLSKPVISSFGAKDETWEKYTSFIPNRDTIEKVFKIPFFPDAYFLVKDHKVCVDKAIAYVPDIYLDAILVTQFKITIKESFKYLEQNEKLLLNVQNDSRISPFLAALPKAYVAKDYRQNYEHTQETRLMPQNLYTVYKQSFPPCMRRIFVNFLKEKHLKHWGRQQLWLFLKGAGMTLEENIQSNRSIWLQPDKFDKEHRYTIRYMYGKEGKKTDFSPYNCSKIINNFPVPSSGDTHGCPFKNFDEAHLRSLLFFFGLTDDQIKNIMPLKRSNEYQMACVKFFMEMHPGSSADGVGNHPNSYYIESRKYYKSKATNGTSETGAEKATGS, encoded by the exons ATGGATAAAGATACCCCAGTGAGTAATTACAacgataataaaaataaacaaataagacaaaaaatattcgaaTATAAATTTGGAATTCAATCGATGAAAAATTATAGcaaggaagaaatggaaaatataatcatgACAGATTTATT gaacaaagaaaaacaacAGTGGTTTTTAAAGCaagaattaaaattatttatatttcgattaaatgagttaaaaaatattaacgtATTGAATTCACAGAATTTTGGAGAAAGTGAACGAGGattaattcatttattaaAGAGGGAAAATTTACATTATGAATTTTTGTCCAAACCAGTGATATCATCCTTTGGGGCCAAAGATGAAacatgggaaaaatatacgtCCTTTATCCCTAATAGAGATACCATCGAAAAGGTATTtaaaattccctttttcccagATGCTTACTTTTTAGTGAAAGATCACAAAGTGTGTGTAGATAAAGCCATCGCATACGTTCCTGATATATACCTAGATGCTATTTTAGTTACTCAATTCAAAATAACCATTAAGGAATCCTTTAAATATctagaacaaaatgaaaaactgcTACTTAATGTACAGAATGACAGTAGAATATCTCCCTTCCTGGCAGCTCTACCCAAAGCGTATGTGGCAAAGGATTAcagacaaaattatgaacacaCACAGGAAACTAGGCTAATGCCACAAAATCTCTACACTGTTTATAAGCAGTCCTTTCCCCCTTGTATGCGTAGAAtctttgttaattttttaaaagaaaaacatttgaAGCATTGGGGAAGGCAACAGCTGTGGCTATTCTTAAAAGGGGCAGGGATGACACTGGAGGAAAATATCCAATCTAATAGATCCATATGGTTACAACCAGACAAATTTGATAAGGAGCATAGATATACTATACGCTATATGTAtgggaaggaggggaaaaaaacagattttAGCCCATACAATTGCtccaaaattataaataattttcctgtTCCTTCAAGTGGAGACACTCATGGGTGTCCTTTTAAGAACTTTGATGAGGCTCACTTGAGGAGCttgctctttttctttgGGTTGACTGATGatcagataaaaaatatcatgcCTTTGAAAAGGAGCAATGAATACCAGATGGCATGCGTGAAGTTTTTCATGGAAATGCACCCCGGCTCGTCTGCCGACGGGGTGGGCAACCACCCCAACTCGTACTACATCGAGAGTAGGAA GTACTACAAATCGAAGGCAACCAACGGGACAAGCGAAACGGGTGCGGAAAAGGCGACCGGCAGTTGA
- a CDS encoding phosphatidylinositol N-acetylglucosaminyltransferase domain containing protein (putative), whose protein sequence is MKRKKKWRKILYEDQGYPDNYVHSSFMSSLLTNFGIKYKYSHVCHSMLCVNHQIIVVLFLLLAYHYIDKNIASNRLIYAANITIIILKEVLIYQVHKSINCSFKNILDTVIIIGIIWILSPVLISLTQTHSDNTVYLVSILLLLIHLMFHNYGFIYEKNENIDIFDSTSLSCAVIASVILGSRLASIVQIFSFLFFSSILFFYAPFIVQTIALKNISYYNYVLFPLMFLILSFCIRSISSILFYLNFLGHIFLIFVVPAFFVKKHNLKTKLEGPWDICAFPSTTNKNAQE, encoded by the exons atgaagcggaaaaagaaatggcGAAAAATACTATATGAAGACCAGGGGTACCCGGACAACTATGTGCACAGCAGTTTTATGAGCTCCCTCTTGACAAACT TCGGGATCAAGTACAAGTATTCCCACGTCTGCCACAGCATGCTGTGCGTGAATCACCAAATAATCGTCGTGCTGTTTCTCCTGCTGGCGTACCACTACATCGACAAAAATATAGCGTCGAACAG GCTAATATACGCAGCCAACATCACCATCATAATACTCAAGGAGGTGCTAATTTACCAAGTCCATAAATCGATCAACT GCTCCTTTAAGAATATTTTAGACACCGTAATTATTATTGGAATTATATgg ATTCTATCCCCGGTGTTAATTAGCTTAACCCAAACACACAGCGACAACACGGTGTACTTGGTTTCCATAC TGCTGCTGCTCATTCATCTTATGTTTCACAACTACGGATTTATATACGA gaaaaacgaaaatatagatatattCGATTCGACTTCCCTAAGTTGTGCCGTCATCGCAAGCGTCATACTGGGATCCCGTCTCGCATCCATCGTGCAG atattttccttcctctttttttcctccat ACTTTTTTTCTACGCGCCCTTCATCGTTCAAACCATAGCC ttaaaaaatatcagtTACTACAACTACGTCTTGTTCCCCCTGATGTTTTTAATTCTATCCTTCTGCATAAGAAGCATTTCCTCCATTCTGTTTTACTTAAACTTCCTGGG GCacattttcctcatttttgtcgTTCCCGcgtttttcgtaaaaaagcACAATTTGAAAAC CAAACTCGAGGGACCGTGGGACATTTGCGCCTTCCCGTCAAcaacaaataaaaacgcaCAAGAGTAG
- a CDS encoding hypothetical protein (putative), giving the protein MLNDQAHDAGFAPEELGRVCGDKNEIAHAESKNYKGGAPDENEDTTMSTYDDNMMEEADNTQHCDMHDVWITLCQYLNCMQKKDYINEEDTHSELTVPPNQFFKTSNFFCHKNNFFCGEHEKDYSTVNSVDANKAGSIFCWRASHQRGEDAPCGSAQGGDDSPGERNANHMSSMHNIGSLNSKNDPMGGELPDGGDPSHLHNAQEENEQGEKQKINIQIMSEDTQVKKIIWDTLLTGDGKIDRNVIFIQLRNFSQKIDEYISDEKIFRAQKLILHVKKYVEYYINYFKKINDEEVVQMLTNYYEENCTDKNNSYNVNSLKVHIIFYFLNFFRLHEMSNVLQDYSYYFYVDKNNSVSSDTMSNSLDNNTSRTLGEDANMNRKPSEAHSADHSAAHSAGHSADHSSGHSADHSAAHSDEGLPCGSSAMGLSLDGEVRSEQNGEVRSAQNGDERSSQSGEVKNEAQLEDRRADPREDRLEEPADPKERPAGDHPNGSNHVDEEEQAKRESQVIVDKMYHHQCNGSSVLSSSKVSFTKKNSKEETNINTKGSNRHMVKIIQKYSRRFKNFRKMKQNKEGWIKENDKYLDLWHRVDSDNNISVHIRAKLPYEVSKILSIISETELSTHWVPFLTSSAKIKSLSKSSALIAQLYEYPIIGKKESLMYCLGANSLEELGCIILCCTCPPELKKDIQFYQNMCEQMNINKNEEILKVKETPLKFRKVKREVTFFDCQLPEPTPKIDRQRAANLCFLIYPVNNGDSTVLELFVHFENEFKYTPIKMVTYFIKKIVKNMYANIIKACKSYDTIYADRLTTNQEFYLWLNDQIKKYTKSKHQAKFIDSISLESYHEPENSDPI; this is encoded by the exons ATGCTCAACGATCAGGCACACGATGCAGGATTCGCACCTGAGGAGTTAGGACGCGTCTGCGGCGACAAGAACGAGATAGCCCACGCGGAAAGCAAAAACTACAAGGGGGGTGCACCTGACGAGAATGAGGACACCACCATGTCCACTTACGATGATAACATGATGGAAGAAGCAGACAATACACAGCATTGCGACATGCATGACGTATGGATCACACTTTGCCAATATCTCAATTGCATGCAGAAAAAAGACTACATAAATGAGGAAGACACACATTCCGAATTAACGGTGCCACCAAATCAGTTTTTCAAAACTTctaactttttttgtcataagaataactttttttgtgGTGAACATGAGAAGGATTATTCGACTGTTAATTCGGTGGACGCCAACAAGGCAGGCAGTATCTTCTGTTGGAGGGCCTCCCATCAGCGTGGTGAGGATGCGCCATGCGGCTCCGCGCAGGGAGGGGATGACTCCCCTGGGGAGAGAAATGCTAACCACATGTCGAGCATGCATAACATTGGCAGCCTCAACAGTAAGAATGACCCCATGGGAGGGGAACTCCCAGACGGAGGAGACCCCTCCCACCTGCACAACGCCCAGGAGGAGAATGagcaaggagaaaaacaaaaaataaatatacaaatcATGAGTGAAG ACAcacaagtgaaaaaaataatttgggACACCCTGCTGACGGG TGATGGCAAAATTGACAGAAACGTCATCTTCATACAATTACGAAATTTCTcgcaaaaaattgatgaatatatttctgaCGAGAAAATTTTCAGAGCGCAAAAGTTAATCCTACACGTAAAAAAGTACGTAGAGTATTATATTAactatttcaaaaaaataaacgacgAAGAAGTTGTTCAAATGTtaacaaattattatgaGGAGAACTGTACtgataaaaataacagtTATAATGTGAATAGTTTAAAAGtccatataattttttattttttaaattttttccgcTTGCATGAGATGTCGAATGTGCTGCAAGATTATTCATACTATTTTTATGTGGACAAGAACAACAGCGTATCTTCTGACACGATGAGCAACAGCTTGGACAACAACACTTCGCGCACTCTGGGAGAAGATGCGAATATGAACAGGAAACCTTCTGAGGCTCACTCTGCAGACCACTCCGCTGCCCACTCTGCCGGCCATTCCGCAGACCACTCCTCTGGCCACTCTGCCGACCACTCCGCTGCCCACTCCGACGAGGGTCTCCCTTGCGGATCGTCCGCCATGGGGCTCAGCTTGGACGGCGAGGTGCGCAGTGAGCAGAACGGCGAAGTGAGAAGCGCGCAAAATGGTGATGAGAGAAGCTCGCAAAGTGGCGAGGTTAAAAATGAGGCCCAACTTGAGGACCGACGTGCTGATCCACGTGAGGATCGATTAGAAGAGCCAGCAGACCCAAAGGAGCGCCCAGCGGGCGACCACCCCAACGGCAGCAACCATGTCGACGAGGAGGAACAAGCAAAACGAGAGAGTCAAGTCATTGTGGACAAAATGTATCACCACCAGTGCAACGGGTCCAGCGTCCTCAGTAGCAGCAAAGTCTCATTCACgaagaaaaattccaaaGAAGAAACcaatataaatacaaaaggAAGTAATCGCCATATGgttaaaattattcaaaaatattcaagacgatttaaaaattttaggaaaatgaaacaaaacaaagaagGATGgattaaagaaaatgataaatatttggATTTGTGGCACCGAGTGGATAGTGACAATAACATTTCTGTGCATATACGAGCGAAGCTTCCCTACGAGGTCAGCAAGATCCTGTCTATTATCAGCGAAACGGAGCTAAGCACCCACTGGGTGCCCTTTCTGACATCCTCCGCGAAAATCAAGAGCTTGTCGAAATCCAGCGCCCTCATTGCGCAGCTCTACGAGTACCCCATAATAGGGAAGAAGGAGTCCCTGATGTACTGCCTGG GCGCCAACTCGCTGGAAGAGCTCGGCTGCATAATCCTCTGCTGCACGTGCCCCCCGGAGCTGAAGAAAGACATCCAGTTCTACCAAAACATGTGCGAGCAAATGAACATAAACAAAAACGAGGAAATATTAAAAGTCAAGGAAACCCCTTTAAAATtcagaaaagtaaaaagagAAGTCACTTTTTTTGACTGCCAGTTGCCAGAACCCACCCCCAAAATAGACAGACAAAGGGCAGCCAATTTATGCTTCTTAATATACCCAGTGAATAATGGAGACTCCACCGTTCTAGAGCTATTCGTTCATTTCGAAAATGAGTTTAAGTACACACCAATAAAAATggttacttattttattaaaaaaattgtgaaaaatatgtacgcGAATATCATCAAAGCGTGCAAAAGTTACGACACGATTTATGCCGACCGGCTAACCACGAACCAGGAATTTTATCTCTGGCTCAATGACCAAATTAAGAAGTACACCAAGAGCAAGCACCAGGCCAAGTTCATTGATTCGATAAGTCTCGAGAGCTACCACGAGCCGGAGAACAGTGACCCGATCTAG
- a CDS encoding hypothetical protein (putative), giving the protein MTDKICHKLINENIKTLCHEPLGSNDSYGKRPHGSFNNGVGVNCSAKCDELCNNINDRLQKIKDIVHLRSAKPNAVLIETLTYIKEYIKEIQKYIDLFNNVIYEENKAYAYVEDIMTSLDKQNQNIQKIFHICSKNIVITKNNSELVLQKPQSYSSLSA; this is encoded by the coding sequence ATGACGGACAAAATATGTCACAAACTGATCAATGAAAACATTAAAACGTTGTGTCATGAACCCTTGGGGAGTAACGACAGCTATGGGAAAAGGCCGCATGGAAGCTTTAACAACGGCGTTGGCGTAAACTGCTCCGCGAAGTGCGATGAATTGTGTAACAATATAAATGACCGactgcaaaaaattaaagatattGTACACCTTAGGTCGGCAAAGCCAAATGCAGTCCTGATAGAAACCCTAACCTATATCAAAGAgtacataaaagaaatacaaaagtACATAGATCTTTTTAACAACGTCATATATGAGGAGAACAAGGCGTATGCTTATGTGGAGGATATAATGACCTCTTTGGATAAGCAAAATCAGAACATTCAGAAGatttttcatatatgtaGCAAAAATATTGTCATTACGAAGAATAACAGTGAACtcgttttgcaaaaaccGCAAAGCTACTCTTCTCTCTCGGCCAA